The nucleotide window CGCCGTCGCCCAGCTAGAATCACGCCAGAGCGAGGTCAGCAAGGCTCTGCGCAGCGCCTCGGAGGACGATCTAGCCATCCAGGTGAAGCTCAACGCCGCTCAAGAAGCCCTCAACCGTGAATCCCTCCGTGCCGAGCAAGCTCGCAAAGACCGCGAAGCTGCCGAGGCCGAGTTTAAGCAATTTAGCGAGGCCATTCAGAAACAAGCCGCCGCGCTTCAAAACTACGAATTGGAGCAGAAGAAGCGCATCGCGGAGCTGGAAAAACGCATCACCGACCACGCAGCCTCAGAGCAGCGCATGCTCACCCAGACAGAGCAGACCCGTGCCGCCCTGGAGCGCCTCGAATCTCAGCGCACGGCCATGTCACAAGCAGAGGCCCAGCTCAAGCACTGGCAGGAAATCGAATCGCGCCTCCGCTCCCAGCTCAATGAATTGGAGGAGAAACATGAGATCATGCGCCGCGGCCTCGCTGTGGAGGAAGGCACCGTCGTCATGTTTGCCAATGACATTATCAAGCGCATCGACCTTATCGACGCCCTGGGGGCACGCTACCTCGCTGTCGCGGGTGGTGCAGATGTCGCCGCGCAGCTCCGCACCTTACGTCAGAGCTTTGAGGACATCCTCCTCCAGCACGGCGTCAGCGAATTCGAGGTCGCTCAGGGCACCGAAGTCGATGTAAACCTGCGCAAGCGTATCGCCGTGGTCGATTCCCTCCCCGGCAAAGCCAAGCCCCGCGTCATCGAGACTACCCGCACCGGATTCATCTACTCACGCGAAGAAGGACACGAAGTCATCCTCCGAAAAGTCGAAGTCCGCACCTCCAGCCAGTGATACATCACCCTTGGTGACGATTACGGCCCTCATTCAGGACCGAACTGGCATCCTCTTGTAGAGTGTTATTGAAAACCTCACACTCCACGCAGTCGGCCATTGGCCGATTCCTCAAGAAAAGCCGCGTAGGTGCTCTGGAGTCCCGCTTGAAGTGGAATGCGGGCTTTCCAACCCAGTGAAGTCAGCAGTGAGGTGTCCAAAAGCTTTCGCGGAGTACCATCTGGCTTTTGTGCATCCCAGACGATCTTCCCTTCGTAGCCCGTCACATTTGCAACGAGCTCAACCAACTCACGGATACTAATATCACTGCCGAAACCAATATTGACAAGGTCCGGCGGATTCTCGATTCCCATCAAAAAGGCGCAGGCATCTGCGAGATCATCAGCGTGCATAAACTCACGCAAGGGACTACCACTTCCCCATGCTGTCACCTCTGGCAGCTTGTTCAGCTTCGCCTCATGGAAGCGGCGAATGAGGGCTGGCATGACATGGGAATTCTGCGGGTGGTAGTTATCACCTGGGCCGTAGAGGTTTGTGGGCATCGCAGCGTGATAAACCACGCCATACTGCTTCCGATAGTACTCGGCCATTTTCACGCCCGCGATCTTAGCGATCGCATAGGCTTCATTCGTCGGTTCTAGAGCCGAAGTGAGCAAACTGTCCTCACGGATAGGCTGCGCCGCAAGTTTCGGGTAAATGCAAGAACTGCCCAGGAACAGCAACCGGCTCACACCTGCCTTCCAAGCGCCATGAATGCAGTTCGTGGCGATGGCTAGGTTTTGCTGAAGG belongs to Verrucomicrobiaceae bacterium and includes:
- a CDS encoding GDP-L-fucose synthase, encoding MKLFISGHQGMVGAALVRRYQQEPGVEIITRSRSELDLGDQAAVHRFYAETRPDAAIIAAGKVGGIHANSTYPAEFLQQNLAIATNCIHGAWKAGVSRLLFLGSSCIYPKLAAQPIREDSLLTSALEPTNEAYAIAKIAGVKMAEYYRKQYGVVYHAAMPTNLYGPGDNYHPQNSHVMPALIRRFHEAKLNKLPEVTAWGSGSPLREFMHADDLADACAFLMGIENPPDLVNIGFGSDISIRELVELVANVTGYEGKIVWDAQKPDGTPRKLLDTSLLTSLGWKARIPLQAGLQSTYAAFLEESANGRLRGV